In a genomic window of bacterium BMS3Abin11:
- a CDS encoding putative lipoprotein/NMB1164 precursor, translating into MPTTPYKETFPEQVSAVRGNFAYMKAFFTRIAVALFIAAVVSPSYAADCDPDFDSDCEHNVSSQASRIASYPSYHGPKQVVAVLPFANRVKNVYGSWQLGEGLAEILVTELVKSGRFLVVERESIRGIISEQELGLSGLVRKETAVKTGQMSGAQFYIKGAITEFNDQAGGGGITLGFKGGEVGGKTRTAYVGIDVRIVDNTTGQIYASYNASAKARSTGASLSTNLTNFGDLYKLGASGFNSTALGVATRKAVQKIMGFILAESKNIPWQGSIIKAGSKVYLNRGDSAGVKNGDRLAVYSKGEALIDPETGFNLGSDERLICSVFIVQSRPKFSIARMTPDCQGQGIKRGDIVRYQ; encoded by the coding sequence ATGCCCACTACCCCATACAAAGAAACCTTTCCTGAGCAGGTCTCTGCTGTGCGGGGGAATTTTGCGTATATGAAAGCATTCTTCACCAGAATAGCCGTGGCATTATTTATTGCAGCAGTTGTTTCACCCTCCTATGCGGCGGACTGCGATCCGGACTTTGATTCTGATTGTGAGCATAACGTTTCAAGCCAGGCCAGCCGTATTGCAAGCTACCCCAGTTATCATGGACCGAAACAGGTGGTAGCGGTGCTGCCGTTTGCAAACAGAGTTAAAAATGTCTATGGCTCGTGGCAACTTGGTGAAGGCCTGGCAGAGATTCTGGTCACTGAGCTGGTTAAATCCGGTCGTTTTTTAGTTGTGGAGCGGGAATCTATTCGAGGCATCATTTCGGAGCAGGAATTAGGCCTGTCTGGATTGGTCAGAAAAGAGACGGCAGTAAAAACCGGCCAGATGTCAGGTGCTCAATTCTATATCAAGGGTGCGATAACCGAATTTAACGATCAGGCAGGTGGTGGTGGGATAACGTTGGGGTTCAAGGGTGGTGAAGTTGGTGGCAAGACGCGCACCGCCTACGTCGGCATTGATGTACGCATAGTCGATAATACCACCGGCCAGATTTATGCCTCATACAATGCCTCTGCCAAAGCGCGTAGCACGGGTGCCTCGCTGTCAACCAACCTGACTAATTTTGGCGATCTCTATAAGCTTGGGGCCTCCGGATTTAATAGCACCGCATTGGGGGTAGCTACACGTAAGGCAGTTCAGAAGATCATGGGCTTCATTCTGGCCGAGAGCAAGAACATCCCCTGGCAGGGTTCAATTATCAAGGCCGGGTCGAAAGTCTATCTTAACCGCGGCGACAGTGCCGGGGTAAAAAATGGTGACAGACTGGCTGTCTATTCAAAAGGCGAGGCGCTGATTGACCCGGAAACCGGGTTTAACCTGGGTTCAGACGAACGCCTAATCTGCTCAGTTTTCATAGTGCAATCCCGACCCAAATTTTCCATTGCCAGGATGACGCCAGACTGCCAGGGCCAGGGTATTAAGCGTGGCGACATTGTGCGTTATCAGTAA
- the macB_1 gene encoding macrolide export ATP-binding/permease protein MacB — protein MIQVQVLDKSYTLPGQSIPVLKRLSLEVNEGEFVAIMGPSGTGKSTLLNVLGCLDVADAGSYVLDQEVISTMDDYALADIRNRKIGIIFQSTSFVDYLDLPDNVAMPGFYCGQSREHSRRRAIELLQQVGLGHRLKHRPGQLSGGECQRVAIARALFNHPRLLLADEPTGNLDSKNSTEIVRLLKRLNTLGLTIVLITHDSEVASAADRIYRMQDGELTSDFDD, from the coding sequence ATGATACAGGTGCAGGTACTGGATAAAAGCTACACTCTGCCCGGGCAGAGTATACCCGTCCTGAAAAGGCTTTCACTTGAGGTCAATGAGGGGGAGTTTGTCGCCATCATGGGCCCGTCCGGTACTGGCAAATCTACCTTATTGAATGTCCTTGGCTGTCTTGATGTTGCGGATGCAGGCAGTTATGTGCTGGATCAGGAAGTCATCTCGACCATGGATGACTACGCGCTGGCTGACATAAGGAACCGCAAAATCGGGATTATTTTTCAGTCAACGAGCTTCGTCGATTACCTTGATCTGCCTGATAATGTAGCTATGCCGGGTTTCTATTGTGGCCAGTCACGCGAACACAGCCGACGACGCGCGATTGAATTACTGCAGCAGGTTGGACTGGGACACAGACTGAAGCATCGGCCCGGTCAGTTGTCCGGTGGCGAATGTCAGCGTGTCGCCATCGCCCGTGCCCTGTTTAATCACCCCCGTTTATTGCTGGCAGATGAACCAACAGGCAATCTGGACAGTAAAAATTCTACTGAAATTGTCAGGCTGCTGAAGCGGCTGAATACACTGGGTTTGACTATCGTTTTGATCACACACGATAGCGAGGTCGCGAGTGCCGCCGACAGGATCTATCGCATGCAGGATGGGGAGCTGACTAGCGATTTCGATGATTAG
- the nreC gene encoding oxygen regulatory protein NreC, whose amino-acid sequence MLKEKVTIVLADDHPIFRRGLVDTLEDAEAYHVVGEAGDGNEAIALITRLKPHIAILDISMPQRDGLDVLVKAQHWASPPIFVILTLYDDESYLKKALEYGAKGYLLKDNAETELITCLDMVSIGKTYLSPGVAWRLVEGTEQSHDSLEQLSTAERRIFTLVSEFKTNAEIAELLSVSIRTVQNHRSNICKKFGLSGAHALTQFAARFSDSTGAN is encoded by the coding sequence ATGCTTAAGGAGAAAGTAACCATAGTGCTGGCAGATGACCATCCTATCTTTAGGCGTGGACTGGTTGATACGTTGGAAGACGCTGAAGCCTATCATGTAGTGGGCGAAGCGGGTGACGGGAATGAGGCAATTGCTCTAATTACCCGTCTTAAGCCCCACATCGCTATTCTTGATATTTCTATGCCGCAACGTGATGGTCTGGATGTGCTGGTTAAGGCGCAGCACTGGGCCAGTCCGCCGATTTTTGTCATACTGACATTGTATGATGATGAATCTTATCTCAAAAAGGCACTTGAGTACGGCGCTAAAGGTTATCTGTTAAAAGATAATGCGGAAACCGAGTTGATAACTTGCCTTGATATGGTGTCAATCGGTAAAACTTACCTTTCTCCCGGGGTCGCCTGGCGACTGGTGGAGGGAACCGAGCAGTCACATGATTCACTTGAACAGCTGTCGACGGCAGAACGCAGGATTTTTACCCTGGTGTCTGAATTTAAAACCAATGCAGAAATCGCAGAATTATTGTCAGTGAGTATTCGTACGGTTCAGAACCATCGTTCAAACATATGTAAAAAATTCGGTTTAAGTGGTGCCCATGCACTGACACAGTTCGCAGCCCGCTTTTCGGACTCTACAGGCGCAAATTAA
- the comP gene encoding sensor histidine kinase ComP produces the protein MRASILPLLLIIGWATPMQSQSGLVQNGVFEIVNQGFSHHELIDSVQVLIDPEGQLSFNDIQSPPYRDQFRSLAKTGNSFGINKNNYWFRVNIQFTDSAKGIYYLEVGSPLLNEITAYLPNGDGTWQTNTAGDTIPYSARIIDHQHIAYPLHVTTTAPQQIYFNVTGGGAKTVPFYLWNSTEFNRHENREHMFTGITTGALFALVLYNAFLFVSLKDTTYLWYVGYLTFIALFLLNYSGMAYRYLWPSLYGWANLAGLVFLFLAMGFGLLFARNILNIHQLSSRFSVVLILSAAVSFLLAFLTQVIDTTLLSTIAIAMALYVIAISLHAIVFSIKSGYTPALYVLFAFVSLIPGVIISLLRNIGMMDSSFLSEHMISVGFISDAILLSLALAYRIRYTNKKMDMLKEDVVKQKEGFSHKLVNAQDNERKYIASELHDGLGQNLIVIKNKISRYFKSSDKANGDIGQALDQLIQDTIDLVRGLSSQLYPHQLERIGLKSALDNVIESSFYDSNIEVDYQIDELGENIDSHTQLHLYRICQEGIKNILTHASASLASIRLDKIEDKVRLKIMDNGQGVASSWLNQEDFSASFGLNSIKERVQLLRGNTVYSTSEEGGFTILVEIPLRRDA, from the coding sequence ATGAGGGCAAGTATTTTACCCTTACTGCTGATTATCGGCTGGGCTACCCCGATGCAATCACAATCCGGTTTAGTCCAAAATGGTGTGTTCGAAATCGTCAATCAGGGTTTTAGCCATCATGAATTAATTGACTCCGTCCAGGTGCTGATCGATCCAGAAGGGCAATTGTCATTCAACGATATCCAGTCCCCCCCTTATCGGGATCAGTTCAGGTCCCTTGCCAAAACCGGCAACTCATTCGGGATAAATAAAAATAATTATTGGTTTCGGGTGAATATTCAGTTTACCGATAGTGCTAAGGGCATCTATTACCTTGAGGTGGGTTCACCATTGTTGAACGAGATCACGGCTTACCTCCCCAATGGTGACGGTACGTGGCAAACGAATACTGCTGGTGACACTATCCCGTATTCGGCACGGATAATCGACCATCAACACATTGCCTATCCGCTCCACGTCACCACTACCGCACCACAGCAGATATATTTCAATGTAACAGGCGGTGGGGCAAAAACAGTGCCGTTTTATTTATGGAACAGCACTGAGTTTAATCGGCATGAAAACAGGGAGCATATGTTTACTGGTATCACAACCGGAGCATTGTTTGCTCTGGTTCTCTACAATGCTTTTCTCTTTGTGTCGCTCAAGGATACCACCTACCTGTGGTATGTCGGCTATCTTACTTTTATTGCACTCTTCTTGCTGAATTATTCAGGAATGGCATACAGGTATCTATGGCCAAGTCTGTATGGGTGGGCTAACCTCGCAGGGCTAGTATTTCTATTTTTGGCCATGGGGTTCGGCTTATTGTTTGCCAGAAATATATTGAACATACATCAGCTGTCCTCACGTTTTTCGGTCGTGTTAATCCTATCGGCCGCAGTGAGTTTCCTGCTCGCATTTCTAACACAAGTTATTGACACAACCCTCCTTTCAACCATTGCCATCGCCATGGCACTCTACGTCATTGCTATATCTTTACATGCTATTGTATTTTCAATTAAATCAGGGTATACGCCAGCTTTATATGTCCTCTTTGCATTTGTTAGCCTGATTCCAGGAGTAATTATTTCGTTACTCAGGAATATTGGTATGATGGACTCAAGTTTTTTGTCCGAACATATGATCTCTGTCGGTTTTATATCGGATGCAATTTTATTATCCTTAGCACTCGCATACAGAATTCGCTATACCAATAAAAAGATGGACATGCTTAAGGAGGATGTGGTCAAACAAAAGGAGGGATTTTCCCATAAACTGGTAAATGCTCAGGACAATGAGCGAAAATATATCGCTAGTGAATTGCATGATGGTTTAGGGCAAAACCTGATAGTCATCAAGAATAAGATCAGTCGATATTTTAAAAGTAGTGATAAAGCTAATGGAGATATTGGCCAGGCCCTGGATCAACTCATCCAGGACACCATAGATTTAGTGCGAGGCCTGTCATCTCAATTGTACCCACACCAACTAGAACGGATAGGCCTTAAATCAGCGTTAGATAATGTGATTGAATCAAGCTTTTATGATTCTAATATTGAAGTTGATTATCAGATTGATGAGCTGGGAGAAAATATTGATTCCCATACACAACTACACCTGTATCGCATTTGCCAGGAGGGAATAAAAAATATCCTGACTCATGCCAGCGCCAGCCTGGCATCTATAAGATTAGATAAAATCGAGGATAAGGTAAGGTTGAAAATTATGGATAATGGCCAGGGCGTTGCATCATCATGGTTAAATCAGGAGGATTTCAGCGCTTCATTTGGTCTAAATAGTATTAAAGAACGAGTACAACTACTTAGGGGAAATACAGTATATAGTACTAGTGAAGAGGGTGGATTCACGATTTTGGTAGAGATACCATTACGGCGTGATGCTTAA
- the macB_2 gene encoding macrolide export ATP-binding/permease protein MacB has protein sequence MWRIKRLQALLSIVSIAIGVAGFVVVVAMGQGAREEFSRAVGVLGTGTVIINSTAADDSPQLNSEMIFNLKRLMGHELSAMAPVLHEYRTAYLNRKQQRVRLVGTGTSYREVFSLSMASGRFLAPYDLHRRQRVAVLGHDIALDLFSSTQVTGRMLRLGHEWFTVIGVLANSKFPMMKLSSFQTPDTSRAIYVPMTVMSSGAVDDQVFSQLLLRFADDQRIPAATPLLHRIFGASRFKQQKLELIIPYELLIKKKQFQNLLELFLLGISTIILAVGVTGVLNVMLVSVNTRRSEIGLRRAVGATRNDILQQFMVEGVLLAVIGGSIGLFVGWGLGSVVTSWFELPVVFDIQTILIGFSVALLAGVLSAIYPAIKAAGLHPVEALRS, from the coding sequence ATGTGGCGGATCAAGCGCCTGCAGGCACTGCTGAGCATTGTCAGCATTGCCATTGGTGTGGCAGGTTTTGTTGTTGTCGTCGCCATGGGCCAGGGGGCGCGTGAGGAATTCTCTCGTGCTGTCGGCGTACTCGGTACCGGTACTGTGATTATCAACAGCACGGCAGCAGATGACAGTCCACAGCTGAACTCGGAAATGATATTCAATCTGAAAAGGCTGATGGGCCACGAGTTGTCGGCAATGGCGCCCGTTCTTCATGAATACAGGACTGCCTATCTGAATCGGAAACAGCAGCGGGTGCGTCTGGTGGGTACCGGCACGTCCTACCGTGAGGTGTTTTCACTCAGCATGGCCAGTGGCCGTTTTCTTGCTCCTTATGATTTGCATCGTCGGCAACGGGTAGCCGTGCTTGGTCATGATATTGCACTGGATCTTTTTTCCAGTACACAGGTAACAGGCAGGATGCTCCGTCTTGGCCACGAATGGTTCACTGTCATCGGTGTGCTGGCTAACAGTAAGTTTCCAATGATGAAATTATCCAGTTTTCAAACGCCGGATACCTCACGTGCCATATATGTTCCTATGACTGTGATGTCATCCGGGGCCGTCGATGACCAGGTATTCAGCCAATTACTGCTGAGGTTTGCTGATGACCAGCGGATACCCGCGGCGACACCTTTGCTGCACAGAATATTTGGCGCCAGCCGCTTCAAACAGCAGAAGCTGGAACTGATCATTCCCTATGAACTGCTGATAAAAAAGAAGCAGTTTCAGAACCTGCTGGAACTCTTCCTGCTCGGCATATCCACAATTATTCTTGCTGTAGGCGTGACCGGTGTACTGAATGTAATGCTGGTAAGTGTCAACACACGGCGTAGCGAGATTGGTTTACGCCGTGCAGTCGGGGCGACAAGAAATGACATACTGCAGCAGTTTATGGTTGAAGGTGTGTTACTGGCAGTCATTGGTGGGAGTATCGGACTATTTGTTGGCTGGGGACTGGGGAGTGTCGTTACCAGCTGGTTTGAGCTGCCGGTAGTATTTGATATACAGACTATCCTTATTGGGTTTTCCGTGGCATTGCTTGCCGGTGTCCTGTCAGCGATTTATCCTGCGATCAAGGCGGCAGGCCTGCATCCGGTAGAGGCATTAAGGTCCTGA